The Mycolicibacterium insubricum DNA segment TCGATGCGCACGGCCCCGTCGTCGGGGCTGCCGAAGCGATTGGCCAGATCCAGCAGTTGCTTGGCGACCCGGCCGGGCACATCGGTGAAAATCAGGTCGCACAGTGCGTTGTTGGTGCGGCGCAGCCGTCGGGCCAGTACCCGCAGCAGCTGTTCGGCGATCTGCGGGCGGCCGGTGATCCAACTGTGCAGGGCCTCGCGGTCCATGCTGACCGCCTCCACCTCGGTCAGCGCGGTCACCGTCGAGGTGCGCGGGCCCGGATCGAAGATCGCCAGCTCGCCGAAGATGTCCGACGGCCCGAGCAGCGCCAGTAGGCTCTCCCGGCCGTCGGGGGAGGTGCGGCCGATCTTCACCGTTCCGGAGGTGATGATGAACAGCCGGTCGCCCGGCTCTCCTTCGCGGAACACCCGATGGCCGCGCGGGAACGACACCGGCTGCAGTTGTTCGTACAGGGCGGCGACGGCATCGGGATCGACACCCTGGAAAATGCTGGCGCGAAGCAGAACGTCGCTCATGGCTGCAGCCGGCGCGGCGGCCTCACCCGTGGCCTTCGCCGGCGATACATCCATGGGTCCACCCTACGAGAACCCGGTCACCTTGGCCCGCCTGGGGTGGTTCTGATCACTGCCGCGCGATGGGCGGATGGTTGATCAGTCAGATGCTCAGCCGCTTATAGCGTTGCAGCCGTTTGACCGCGGTGGATGACGCGGGTCCGGCAACGGCGGCCAGTGCGGTGCGCAGAGCCGCGGCCACCGCGTCGGTATCGAGCTCCGCGCCGATGGCCACCAGCTGAGTCTGCGTCGAACCGGCCGGTGCGGGTGCGATGTGCACGGCCGAACCGACCAGGTTCACCAGATAGCGGCGCACCGTATTCGGGTACTGCACGGCGATGGTGCCCTTCATCCGGTAGACGCTGGGCGGCGGATTCTCCAGGAGGTCGAACACCGCATTCGCGTCGACGCAACCGGTGCCGGCGACGGTGACCGCGTCGGCGTGCACGTGGTGGTCGTGCCCGCAGTGATCGTGCCCGTGGTCGTCGGATTCGACCAGCAGATCCCGCAGGGAGAGTTGACCGTCGGGGGCGTCGTCGGCGATGTCGTAAAGCAACGCGGGGTCGATCCGGCCGCCGGATGTGCCTATCACCGTCACGCCGGGATTGCGCTCGTGCACCCGTTCGGTGATCCGGTCCAGCAGTTCGGATCGCTCGCCGTCGGGCACCGCATCGAGCTTGTTGACGATGACCAGCGACGCCGCCGCATAGCGGGCCGGCGGCATCCCGTCGCGGTCCACGGTGTCGAAGTGGTTGACCGCGTCGATGACGTCGACGACTCCGCCGGGGCGCACATTGTCGACGCCGGAGAACCGGATGATCCGGGCCAGTGCGGCCGGCTCGGCGACACCGCTGGCCTCCACGATGATGACGTCGAGGCGCAGCTTGGGATCGGCCAGCCGGGCCAGCGCCTCGTCCAGGCCGCCGTCGTCGGGCAGGCAGCAGATGCAGCCGCCAGTGATCGACGCGGGCTCGTCGATCTGCCCGGTGACCAGCCCGGCGTCGACGTTGATGGCGCCGAAGTCGTTGATCACCAACCCGATTCGGGCGTCCGGGCGGCGCAGCACATGGTTGAGCAGAGTGGTCTTGCCCGCGCCCAGGAACCCCGTCAGCGCGATCACCGGTACCGTCGTCGTGGAGGCCATCACATGAACCGGCCGCCGGTCACCTCCAGCACCGTGCCGGTCATGTACGACGACAGGTCCGAAGCCAGGAACAGTGCCACCTTGGCGACCTCGTCGATCTCACCGGCGCGGCCCATCGGGATCTCGGCCATCTTCTGCTCCCACACCTTGGCCGGCATGGCCTCGGTCATCGCGGTGCGGATCAGACCCGGCTGGATGGCGTTGACCCGCACGCCCAGATGGGCGAGTTCTTTGGCGGCGGCCTTGGTCAACCCGACGATGCCGGCCTTGGCCGCCGAATAGTTCGTCTGCCCGGCCAGGCCGATCTTGCCCGACAGCGACGACATGTTGACGATGGTGCCGCCGCCGTTGGCGCGCATGATCGCCCCGGCCAACCGGGTGCCGTTCCAGGTGCCCTTCAGATGCACCGCGATGACCTGGTCGAACATCTCCTCGGTCATGGTGCGCATGGTGGCGTCCCGGGTGATGCCGGCGTTGTTGACCATCACGTCCACCGGGGTGAAGCGCTCGGCCGCCACCGCCAGCAGCGCCTCGACATCGGCGGCCGAGGTGACATCGCAACCCGCCCCGACGGCCACCGCGTCACCGCCGAGCTCACGGGCTGCCGCCACGGCGGCCTCGGCGTTGATGTCGCCGATCACCACCCGGGCGCCCTCGTCGATGAACCGTGCGGCGATGGCGAACCCGATACCCTGCGCCGCGCCGGTGATGACCGCCGTCCTATCCGCCAACAGCCCTGAACTCATCGTGTGTCTCCCTCGCTAGCCTGCCCCTGCATGTAACCACGGACGGCAGGCAGGACGAAGATGGGCGGGTATGAGTCCCCGCGGGAGTCGAGGTCAGGAGAAAAGAGCATGAACCTCACCGGCGACGAACAGCAGATGGTGGAACTGGTCGCCGACTTCGTCGACCGGCGGGTCCGGCCCGGGGTCCGCGACTTCGAGGCCGACGACATCTACCCCGAGGAGTTCATCGAGGAGATGAAGGCCCTCGGCTTCTTCGGGCTGTTGGTACCGGCCGAGTTCGGTGGTGTCGACGTCTCCACCGCATGCTTCGCCCTGGTCACCGAGCAACTGGCCCGCGGGTGGATGAGCCTGGCCGGGGCGATCGGTGGGCATTCGGTGATCAGCTACCTGATCCGCACCTTCGGCACCGCCGAACAGCAGCGCCGCTACCTGCCGGGTATGGCCGACGGTTCCATCCGGGCGACCATGGCGCTCACCGAACCCGGCGGTGGGTCGGACCTACAGGCCATGCGCACCGGCGCGGTGCGCGACGGCGACCACTGGGTCATCGATGGGTCGAAGACCTGGATCTCCAATGCCGCGCACGCGCAGCTGTTCGGCTTGCTGTGCATCACCGACCGCGGGGCCTGCCCGGCGCACCGGGGGATGAGCGTGATCCTGGCGGAGCCCGGCGACGGTCTGATCGTGTCGAAGAAGCTGCCCAAGTTGGGCTACCGCGGGGTCGAGGCGTGCGAGGTCGTCTTCGACGGCTACCGAGTCGCCGGTGCCGACATCCTCGGTGGGGTGCCCAACGCCGGGTGGGGGCAGATGATGCGGGGGCTGGAGGTCGGCCGCATCCAGGTCGCCGCCCGCGCGCTGGGCGTCGGCCAGGCCGCCCTCGACGACGCCGTCCGCTACGCCCAGCAGCGCGAGTCGTTCGGCAAACCCATCTGGCGGCATCAGTCGGTGGGAAACCTGCTGGCCGACATGGCCACCAAACAACAGGCGGCGCGGCTGCTGACGCTGAACGCCGCCGAGAAGCTCGATGCCGGCGAGCGGGCGGACATGGAGGCCGGGATGGCCAAGCTGTTCGCCTCGGAGGCCGCCATGCAGATCGCGCTGGACGCCATCCGGGTGCACGGGGGCTACGGCTACTCCAAGGAGTACGACGTCGAACGCTACTTCCGCGACGCCCCGTTGATGATCGTCGGCGAGGGCACCAACGAGATCCAGCGCAATGTCATTGCCGCGCAGCTGATCGCCCGCAACAAGATCTGAAACGTTACGGTGATCCGATGAGTTGTAACTTCCGGCTTCGCGGCGCCCGACCCGACCGCGGCGGTGCGCCGCGATGACCACGCAACCACTGCGCGGCCTGCGCATCGTCGAATTCGCCAGCTTCGTCGCCGGCCCCTCGGCCGGCATGACCCTGGCGCAACTCGGTGCCGAGGTCATCCGCATCGATCCGACCGGCGGCGCGCCGGACTACCACCGGTGGCCGGTGTCGGCGCGCACCGGCGCCAGCCTGTACTGGTCCGCGCTCAACCGCGGCAAACGGTCGGTGCAGATCGACGTGCGCAGCCCGCAGGGCCGGGAACTGGTGCTGGCGCTGGCGACCGCCCCGGGACCCGACGCCGGGATCGTCGTCGACAACCAGGTGGGCCGGCCGTGGCTGGCGTACGACGAATTGGCCAAGCGGCGGGGCGATGTCATCCGGATGCACATCGGCGGACGAGCCGACGGCGGCCCGGCCGTCGACTACACGGTCAACACCGAGGTCGGCATCACCGCGCTGACCGGACCGGCCGACACCGACACCCCGGTCAACCACGTGTTGCCGGCCTGGGACCTGATCGCCGGGATGACGGCGACCACCGGGTTGCTGGCCGCGCTGCGCCACCGCGACCGCACCGGCGAGGGATCCGATCTCGCACTGGCGCTGGCCGACGTCGCGCTGGCCGGGGTCGCCAACATGGGCTGGCTGACCGAGGCCCGGGAGCAGGGTGACCGGCCCCGCCACGGCAACTACATGTACGGCACCTTCGGCGTCGACTTCGTCGCCGGTGATGGCGCCCGGGTGATGGTGGTCGCGCTGACCGGCCGCCAATGGCAGGCACTGTGCGCCGCCACCGGGATCACCGACGCGGCCGCGTCGGTGGCGACCGTGCTGGGCACCGACTTCACCGACGAGGCGCAGCGCTACGAGCACCGCGAGGTGCTCGCGGCGCTGATGCGGCCCTGGTTCGCCGCACGCACCGGCGCCGAGGTCGCCGACGGCCTGGACGCCGCCGGCGTGCTGTGGAGCCGCTACCGCCGGGTGAGCGACGTCGTCGCCGACCTGGCGGCCGGACGCTCCTCGGCGGTGGTCGCCGACGTCGACCAGCCGGGCATCGGGCAGGTGATCTCGGCGCGAAACCCATTGCGGGAACACGGGGATTACGGCCCGACGGCGGTCGCCGAAGGGCTGGGTGACAGCACCGACCGGGTGCTCGGCGAGGTGCTGGGCCTGGACGCGGCCGAGCTCGCCCGACTGCACGACGCGGGTGTGATCGGCTGACTGGCAGCGGGATGGAGACACGGTGAGTTGTTGCGAGCACGGGGATCTGGCCGGCGACGGCGCATTCACCGTCGATGCCTCCCGGATCACCTTCGGGCGCGGCTGCATCGCCGAACTCGGCGAGCGCGCCCGCTCGCTGGGCATGTCGCGGGTGGCGGTGTTCACCGATCCGGTTATCGCCGGGCTGCCGTTCTTCGCTGCGGCCACCGACTCACTGCGCGCCGCCGGGCTCGATGTCCTCGTCTACGCCGAGGTACGCGTAGAACCCACCGATGAATCCTTTTCCGCTGCCGTGGCATTCGCCGTCGATGCGCGCGCCGACGGGTACGTCTCGGTGGGCGGTGGGTCGGTGATCGACACCGCCAAGGCCGCCAATCTCTACGCCAGCCACCCGGCGGACCTGCTGCACTACGTGAACGCACCGGTCGGCGCGGGCGCGCCGGTGCCCGGCCCGCTGGCCCCGCACATCGCCTGCCCCACCACCTCGGGCACCGGCAGCGAGGTCACCGGCATCGCGATCTTCGACCTGCTGTCCATGGGTGCCAAGACCGGAATCGCCGCACCGGCGCTGCGGCCGTCCGAGGCACTGATCGACCCGGACGCCACTGACACGCTGCCCGGTGCCGTCGTCGCCTGCAGCGGTCTGGACGTACTGTCGCACGCCCTGGAATCCTTCACCGCGCGACCGTATTTCCGACGACCGGTCACCGGTGCACCGCAGCTGAGGCCGATGAGCCAGGGGGCCAACCCATGGAGCGACTTCGGTGCCCGGGAGGCGCTGCGACTGCTCGGGATTTACCTGCAGCGTGCCGTCGACGACGACTCCGACCGCGAGGCACGGGAACAGACCATGTGGGCCGCCACCCTGGCCGGCATCGCCTTCGGCAACGCCGGGGTGCACGTTCCGCACGCCATGTCCTATGCGGTGGCCGGGCTGGTCAGAGACTTCACGCCCGCGGGCTACCTCAGCACCGAGCCGTTGGTGCCGCACGGCATGGCCGTCGTGCTCAACGCGCCGGCGGTGTTCCGGACGCTGGCGCCCACCGCACCGCAGCGTCACCTGGAGGCCGCCGCGTTGCTGGGCGCGGACACCCGGTCGGCCACCCCCGATGATGCCGGAGAGGTACTGGCCGGCGAGCTGATCCGGATCATCCGCGATGTCGGACTGCCCAACGGTCTGGCCGGCGTCGGCTACGGCGAAACCGATTGCGCCGCATTGGTAGCGGGCACCTGGCCGCAGCAGCGACTGCTGAGCAACGCTCCGGTGGACATCACCCGCGAACAACTCGCCGACCTGTTCGGCGCCGCCCTGCGATACTGGTGAGCGCCATGACCGACGACAACGCAAAGACCGACAACGCGGTGACCATCGACGACTACCGGTACGTACTGCCCATCACCACCCGCTGGATGGACAACGACGTCTACGGGCACGTCAACAACGTCACCTACTACAGTTACTTCGACACCGTCGCCAACCACTACCTGATCACCGAGGGCGGACTGGACATCGCCACGTCACCGGTGATCGGCCTGGTGGTCGAATCCAAATGCAACTACCGGGCGCCGCTGGCCTACCCGGACCAGGTCCGCGCGGCACTACGGGTGGACCGGCTTTCGGCCCGCTCGGTCACCTACGGCATTGCCATCTTCGGCCGGGACGTCGAATCACCCTCGGCAGAAGGATATTTCGTGCACGTCTTCGTCGACCGGGACAGCCGTCGGGCCGTGCCCATCCCGGATCGGATCCGCGAGGCGCTAACCTGGATCCAGGCCTGAGCGCGTCATCGCGCGGTGGCCGCGACCTCGTCCAACGAGGGGGCGTAAGACCCGGAATGGCCGACGGTCAGAGCGCTGGTCAGCAGTCCCCGCTGCAGCGCGGGGCGCACCTGTGACCAATCGGCTCCGCACAACCGGCTGCGCGCGGACACCGAACCGAGCAGTTCGCTGTCCAACAACCCCGATAGCAGCCCGGCCATGAAAGAGTCCCCGGCGCCCACGGTGTCGACGACGGCGACCGGGCGCTGGGGGAGGTGAACGATCTCCGGGTGGCCGGCCAACAGGGCGCTGACACCCTGGGGTCCCCGGGTGATCACCACCAGCGCCGGACCGGTCTTGGCCCAGGTGTGCATGACCTCGGAGATCGTGGAGCCGGGGTACAGCCAGTCCAGATCCTCCTCGCTGGCCTTGGCCAGATCGGCTGCCCGCACCATGGCTTCGACCCGATCACGCACCACCGCGGGCGTTTTCATCAGCGCCGGCCGGATGTTGGCGTCATAGGACACGGTGCCGTGATGGCGCATCCGTCGGGCCAGCTCCAGTACGGTCGAACCTCCTGGCTCCAGTGTCACGGCGAAGCTGCCGGTGTGCAGGTGCCCGAACCGGGACGGCTCCGGCGGCAGGGGGACCGCCCAGGTGAGGTCGAATTCGTAGCTGGCCACACCGTCGGCGTCCAGCCGCGCGTGCGCCACCGGGGTGCTGGTGGCGGTCTCGGTGCCGGGGGTGATCTCGACACCGGCCTGGCGCGCGTACTGGGCGAGTACCTCGCCGTGCGGGTCGTGGGCCCACCACGAGCAGAGGCTCACGGGCTGGCCCAGCGTCGCCAGCCCGACCGCCACGTTGAGCATGCTGCCGCCGATGTGTTCAGAGGTGGAGTCCGGACCGATCACGATGTCGAACACCGCCTCGCCGACGCTGAGCACCCGGGCGGTCACCGGTGCGCTCCGAAGGTGGCGACGAGGGCGCTGCGGATCACGAGCGCATTCATGGCCTCGACCGTAGAGGGTGCAGCCCGGGCAGGGGGGCGATTCGGACCCACGCCCAAGACGACGAAACCTGAGCACGCCAAGGATGAGGAGTCCGGTAGCAGGGCCTGAACCCCACCCCGAATGAAAGTAAGGCTAACCTTAGGGTAGGTGGGGGTCGTGGCGTTGCGACGGCACTACGACGGGAAGGACCGACATGGCCCGCGGTTTACAGGGTGCGCTTCTGCGCGGATTCGGGGCGCGTGACCATCAGGTCACCGTCACCGACACGGTGATGGTGGCTCCGCACGTGGTGCGGGTCAGGTTCACCGCCCCGACGGTCTTCGAGGACCTCGCCGTCGAACCCACCGCCTGGTTGCGGTTCTGGTTCCCCGACCCCGACGGCGGCTCCACCGAGTTTCAGCGCGCCTACACCCTCTCCGAGGCCGACGAGCCAGCGGGCACCTTCGCCGTCGACGTCGTGCTGCACGAACCGTCCGGCCCAGCTACCGCCTGGGCGCGCACGGCCACCTCCGGCGACACCCTGGCCGTGATGGTGATGGGTTCGGTCGGGTTCCACGTCGCCGACGAACCACCCGCCGGGTACCTGCTGATCGGCGACTCCGCCTCACTGCCCGCGATCAACAGCATCCTGGAGGTCATCCCGCCGTCGATCCCCGTCGAGTGCTACCTGGAAACCCACGACGCCGACGACGAACTGATCCCCATCCGAGAGCACCCGCGGCTGCGGCTGCACCGGGTGCAGCGCCACGACACCGGCTCGCTGGCCGCCGCCGTCGAGGCCCGCGACTGGTCGAACTGGTACGCCTGGGTCGGCTGCGAAGCCGGATCCCTCAAGGCCCTGCGCCCCCGGTTGCGCAACGACTTCGGTTTCCCGAAGACCGAGATCCACGCGCAGGCCTATTGGACGGTGGGCCGGGAGATGGGTAAACGCCGCGGGGACGAGCCGGCGGCGGTTGAACCGGCCGCCGATTCAGTGCGGCCGGAATCAGCGGTCGAGCCGGCACCGGATGTCGCCCAAGCCGAGGCCGTGCCCCGCGGCAACTGGAAGGAGCAGGGTGCCGGCCGGCTGCTGTCGCCGCTGCGCACCCAATTGATCCTGTCCGGCGTGCTGCAGGCCGTCATCACCCTCGTCCAGCTGGCACCCTTCGTCCTGTTGGTCGAACTGTCCCGGCTGCTGCTGTCCGGCGCCGAACCGGATCGGCTGCGCACCCTGGGCCTGGTCGCCGTCGGGCTGTTGGGTACCGGCACCCTGTTGGGTGCGGCGCTGACCCTGTGGCTGCACGTCGTCGACGCCCGATTCGCGCGCAGTCTGCGGGTCCGGTTGCTGGACAAGCTGTCCCGGATGCCGCTGGGCTGGTTCACCGAACGCGGGTCGGCCGGCGTCAAGCAGCTGGTATCCGACGATCCGCTGGCGCTGCACTACCTGATCACCCACGCCATCCCGGACGCCGTCAACGCCGTAGTGGCCCCGGTCGCCGTGTTGGTCTACCTGTTCGTGGTCGACTGGCGAATCGCCCTGCTGCTGCTGGCACCGGTGCTGGTGTACATCGTGCTGATGGTCACCATGTCGATCCAGTCCGGCCCGAAGATCCCGCAGTCCCAGCGCTGGGCCGAGAAGATGGGCACCGAGGCCGGGGGTTACCTGGCCGGGCAACCGGTGGTGCGGATCTTCGGCGGTGCCGCCGCCTCGGGCTTCCGCCGCCGTCTCGACGAGTACCTCGCGTTCCTGGTGGACTGGCAGCGCCCGTTCGTCGGGAAGAAGACGTGGATGGACCTGGTCACCAGGCCGTCGACGTTCCTCTGGCTGATCGCGGCGCTGGGCACCGCGCTGATCGTCACGCACCGGATGAACCCGGTGGATCTGCTGCCGTTCCTGTTGCTGGGCACCACCTTCGGTGCCCGGCTGCTGGGCATCGGCTACGGGCTGTCCGGTATCAGCACCGGAATGCAGGCCGCCCGCCGAATCCAGGGCACCCTCGATGCGCCGGAGCTTGGCACCCCGACCCACGCCCCGGCGGCGCCGGCACGGGACGCGATGGGAACCCGGGCGGGAACCGTCGAATACCGCGACGTCACCTTCGGCTACCGACCCGACGTTCCGGTGGTCTGCGATGTCAACCTGACCCTGCGGCCCGGTACCGTCACCGCGCTGGTCGGCCCGTCCGGCTCGGGCAAGTCGACGCTCGCCGCACTGCTGGCCCGCTTCCACGATGTCCAGCGCGGCGCAATCACCGTCGGCGGCACCGATATTCGCGAGTTCCCCGCCGACGACCTGTACGCCCGGGTCGGATTCGTGCTGCAGGACACCCAGCTGATCCATGGCACCGTCGCCGAGAACATCGCGCTCGCCGATCCGGACGCCGGGCTCGAGAAGATCCGCGAAGCCGCCCGCGACGCCCAGATCCACGACCGCATCATGGCCCTGCCGGACGGCTACGACACCGTCCTGGGCCCGGACGCCGCGCTGTCCGGCGGCGAGCGGCAGCGGCTGACCATCGCCCGGGCGATCCTGGCCGACACCGCGATCCTCATCCTCGACGAAGCCACCTCGTTCGCCGACCCGGAATCGGAGTACCAGGTGCAACAGGCACTGGACCGGCTGACCCGCGACCGCACCGTCCTGGTGATCGCCCACCGCCTGCACACCATCACCGGAGCCGACCAGATCGTCGTGCTCGACTCCGGATCGATCGTCGAAACCGGGACGCACGACGAACTTTTCGCCGCGAGGGGCCGCTACCGGGCACTGTGGGACTCCGGCCGCTCGATGGCCGGCGCGGGCACCGAAGCCGCCGTCACCGAGGGGAGTCACCGATGATCCGCACCCTGCTGGCCCTGATGCCGCCCGGCAGCCGCGGCCGGGTGTACGGCTATCTGACACTGACGATGCTGTCGGTGCTGCTGCGCGCCGCATCGGCGGTGCTGCTGGTGCCGTTCGTCGCGGCGCTGTTCGGCGACGATTCCCACCGGGCGGTGCCCTGGCTGGGGTGGCTGACCGTCGCTACCGTCGGCGGCTGGATCATCGACGCCGCGGCGTCGCGCCTGGGCTTCACGCTCGGCTTCGGCGTCCTGGACTCCAGCCAGCGCGACCTCGCCGAGCGGCTGCCACAGGTGCAGCTGCGCTGGTTCACCGCCGAGAACACCGCCACCACCCGGTCGGCGATCGCGGCGACCGGACCGGAGCTGGTCGGCATGATCGTTTACCTGCTGACCCCGCTGCTCGGGGCGATGGCCCTGCCGGCGGTGATCGCGCTGGCGCTGGCGGCCACCGTCTCGGTTCCGCTGGGGCTGGCGGCGCTGGCCGGTGTGGTGGTGCTGTTCGCCGCCATGTGGGCCTCGATCCGGCTCAGCCGCAACGCCGATGCCCTGGCCGATGAGAGCAACACCGAATTGACCGAGCGGATCATCGAATTCGCCCGCACCCAGGCCGCGTTGCGCGCCGCCCGACGGGTGGCGCCCGCCCGCAGCATGGCCGGCGCCGCGCTGGACGCCCAGCACGGCGCGACCATGCGGCTGCTGGCCATGCAGATCCCGGGGCAGATCCTGTTCAGCATCGCCAGCCAGCTCGCGCTGATCCTGTTCGCCGGGGCCGCCGCGGTGCTGACCGTGCGCGGCCAGCTCGGCGCACCGGAAGCCGTCGCCCTGATCGTCGTGCTGGTGCGCTACCTCGAACCGTTCACCGCGCTGAGCGAGCTGGCCCCCGGCATTGACACCACCCGCGCGACGCTGCGCCGCATCCAGGCGGTGCTGGACGCGCCGACGTTGGCCGCCGGAGACCGCGGACCGGCCGGGACCGGTGCGCCCCGAATCGAATTCGACTCCGTCGGCTTCGGCTACTCCGACGACGACCGGGTGCTCGACGACATCAGCTTCGCACTGGAGCCGGGCACCACGACCGCCATCGTCGGCCCGTCCGGATCGGGCAAGAGCACCGTGTTGTCGCTCATCGCCGGGCTCTACCAACCCGACCGCGGCGCGGTCCGGTTCGACGGCGTCGACCTGGCCCAGATGGATCCGGAGGCGCGGCGCGAGGCGGTGTCCATGGTGTTCCAGCACTCGTATCTGTTCGACGGCACCATTGCCGACAACGTCCTCGTCGGCCATCCGGGCGCCGACGACGCCGCACTGCGGGAGGCGTTCGGCCTGGCCCGAGTCGACGAGCTGCTGGCCCGGCTGCCCGACGGCGACCGGTCGCCGGTCGGGGAGGGCGGATCGGCGCTGTCCGGTGGCGAGCGACAGCGGGTGGGCATCGCCCGGGCACTGCTCAAACCGGCACCGGTGCTGCTGGTGGACGAGGCGACCAGCGCCCTGGACACCGAGAACGAGGCGGCGATCGTCGCGGCCCTGACCGACGACGCACGCCCGCGCACCCGGGTGATCGTTGCCCACCGGCTGGCCAGCATCGCCGGCGCCGACCGGGTGCTATTCATCGAGGGCGGCCGGATCGTCGAGGACGGCGGCATCGACGAGCTGCTCGCCGGGGGCGGCCGATTCGCCGAGTTCTGGGACCAGCGCCGGGCCGCCGCGGACTGGCAGATCGCCGGCGCCCCGCACTAGAACCTGCGCCCGACGTCGGTGCGGGTGTTCACCGGCGAGGGTTGTCCGAACGTACGCCGGCGCCGGAGCTCAGGCGGAGTCGGCCGCGTTCCAGCCGCCCGGCAACAGCGGCATCCGGACGTCCGAACCGTACTCGTCGCCGGGCAGTTCGGTGAGTCCGGCCGCGGTCGACGCGCCCAGTGTCCCGGCGCCGTGTCGCCCGGCCCGGGCGGTGGCCGCCGGATCGGCGGCGAAGCTACCCGTGGCCGTCGTGCCGACCGCCGGCGTCGCCGTCGGTGGCGGGCCGTCGTCCATCGTGAGGTATTCGTCGCGGTGGCCGCGTTCGGCCATCGCCGCGCCGCGACGGCGCCGTGCCCGGCGCCGCGCG contains these protein-coding regions:
- a CDS encoding ABC transporter ATP-binding protein/permease, with protein sequence MARGLQGALLRGFGARDHQVTVTDTVMVAPHVVRVRFTAPTVFEDLAVEPTAWLRFWFPDPDGGSTEFQRAYTLSEADEPAGTFAVDVVLHEPSGPATAWARTATSGDTLAVMVMGSVGFHVADEPPAGYLLIGDSASLPAINSILEVIPPSIPVECYLETHDADDELIPIREHPRLRLHRVQRHDTGSLAAAVEARDWSNWYAWVGCEAGSLKALRPRLRNDFGFPKTEIHAQAYWTVGREMGKRRGDEPAAVEPAADSVRPESAVEPAPDVAQAEAVPRGNWKEQGAGRLLSPLRTQLILSGVLQAVITLVQLAPFVLLVELSRLLLSGAEPDRLRTLGLVAVGLLGTGTLLGAALTLWLHVVDARFARSLRVRLLDKLSRMPLGWFTERGSAGVKQLVSDDPLALHYLITHAIPDAVNAVVAPVAVLVYLFVVDWRIALLLLAPVLVYIVLMVTMSIQSGPKIPQSQRWAEKMGTEAGGYLAGQPVVRIFGGAAASGFRRRLDEYLAFLVDWQRPFVGKKTWMDLVTRPSTFLWLIAALGTALIVTHRMNPVDLLPFLLLGTTFGARLLGIGYGLSGISTGMQAARRIQGTLDAPELGTPTHAPAAPARDAMGTRAGTVEYRDVTFGYRPDVPVVCDVNLTLRPGTVTALVGPSGSGKSTLAALLARFHDVQRGAITVGGTDIREFPADDLYARVGFVLQDTQLIHGTVAENIALADPDAGLEKIREAARDAQIHDRIMALPDGYDTVLGPDAALSGGERQRLTIARAILADTAILILDEATSFADPESEYQVQQALDRLTRDRTVLVIAHRLHTITGADQIVVLDSGSIVETGTHDELFAARGRYRALWDSGRSMAGAGTEAAVTEGSHR
- a CDS encoding ABC transporter ATP-binding protein — encoded protein: MIRTLLALMPPGSRGRVYGYLTLTMLSVLLRAASAVLLVPFVAALFGDDSHRAVPWLGWLTVATVGGWIIDAAASRLGFTLGFGVLDSSQRDLAERLPQVQLRWFTAENTATTRSAIAATGPELVGMIVYLLTPLLGAMALPAVIALALAATVSVPLGLAALAGVVVLFAAMWASIRLSRNADALADESNTELTERIIEFARTQAALRAARRVAPARSMAGAALDAQHGATMRLLAMQIPGQILFSIASQLALILFAGAAAVLTVRGQLGAPEAVALIVVLVRYLEPFTALSELAPGIDTTRATLRRIQAVLDAPTLAAGDRGPAGTGAPRIEFDSVGFGYSDDDRVLDDISFALEPGTTTAIVGPSGSGKSTVLSLIAGLYQPDRGAVRFDGVDLAQMDPEARREAVSMVFQHSYLFDGTIADNVLVGHPGADDAALREAFGLARVDELLARLPDGDRSPVGEGGSALSGGERQRVGIARALLKPAPVLLVDEATSALDTENEAAIVAALTDDARPRTRVIVAHRLASIAGADRVLFIEGGRIVEDGGIDELLAGGGRFAEFWDQRRAAADWQIAGAPH